In Spirobacillus cienkowskii, a genomic segment contains:
- a CDS encoding helix-turn-helix transcriptional regulator yields MSTKSMDATEVLKKLRGGKPLALSQLLRSLRLCDELTQLEFAKKLGISKQNLSDIENGRKGISPGRVALFAKKLGYDQLIFVKLALEEILEKDKLKFKITIEAA; encoded by the coding sequence ATGAGTACTAAATCAATGGATGCGACTGAAGTTTTAAAAAAATTGCGAGGCGGAAAACCTCTTGCTTTATCGCAACTATTGCGCTCGTTACGTTTATGTGATGAGTTGACTCAACTAGAATTTGCAAAAAAACTTGGTATTTCAAAACAAAATTTATCCGATATCGAAAATGGAAGAAAAGGCATTAGTCCTGGCAGAGTCGCCCTGTTTGCAAAAAAATTAGGCTATGATCAATTGATATTTGTTAAGCTTGCTCTCGAAGAAATTCTTGAGAAAGACAAACTTAAATTTAAAATAACAATCGAAGCAGCGTAA
- a CDS encoding immunity protein Imm33 domain-containing protein, with product MNKVEEQKAISLKSGTLYIECPLNLKVGISKNILNKELTMPINAMRYLPSKDTTGWYIWAGEEFSESNDFFVALHAEHLEKYCPLIIKYLGLPPGWRVLIDDSAYEDVWYDSSLLVE from the coding sequence ATGAATAAAGTTGAAGAGCAAAAAGCGATAAGCTTAAAGTCTGGCACATTGTACATAGAGTGCCCGCTAAACTTAAAAGTTGGAATAAGTAAAAATATTTTAAATAAAGAATTAACAATGCCAATAAACGCTATGCGTTACCTCCCTTCAAAGGATACAACAGGTTGGTATATTTGGGCAGGTGAAGAGTTTTCTGAAAGTAATGATTTTTTTGTTGCATTGCATGCAGAACATTTAGAAAAATATTGTCCTTTAATAATAAAATATTTGGGATTACCACCTGGTTGGAGAGTTTTAATTGATGATTCTGCATATGAAGATGTTTGGTACGATTCTTCTTTATTAGTTGAATAA